One window of the Sulfurimonas crateris genome contains the following:
- a CDS encoding DUF4116 domain-containing protein: MNEEDILNEIVANPFITEEGDERYLTDKDFMLYACKNHGWIFEYAGVELKTDKEFLLEIMKHSSSCFRWISRALKRDKQFVLKAVKTNGLILEHTLKKSKMDREIVFEAVKENGNALLFVHKKFLSDREIVLEAVKNTISSSYFLANLSCPSVTVSYVKYTQSLSVACEKLRADRDIVLEAVKSDACALEYASDELRDDIEVVFEAVKKDGSTLEYASDRLKANKELILKASKTTETSVEPLGHEFLKDLRDACSLKYASEHMRADKKIVLAAVSKNAIVLQYASEELKADKEVVLKAVKNNGLALQYASETLRADKNIIDIAVKNNILAKRFIFGMSPILAKKIK, from the coding sequence GTGAATGAAGAAGATATATTAAACGAGATTGTGGCCAATCCTTTTATAACAGAAGAAGGCGATGAGAGATATCTAACAGACAAAGACTTTATGCTTTATGCTTGCAAGAATCATGGTTGGATATTTGAATATGCAGGTGTAGAGTTAAAAACCGATAAAGAGTTTTTGCTTGAAATTATGAAACATTCCTCTTCATGCTTTCGATGGATAAGTAGAGCGTTGAAAAGAGATAAACAATTTGTGCTAAAAGCAGTAAAAACAAACGGTTTGATTTTAGAGCACACTCTTAAAAAATCAAAAATGGATAGAGAAATTGTATTTGAAGCAGTTAAAGAAAATGGTAATGCTTTGCTGTTCGTTCATAAAAAATTTTTATCTGACAGGGAAATAGTTCTAGAGGCGGTAAAAAATACTATTAGTTCTTCATATTTTTTAGCTAATCTATCTTGTCCAAGTGTTACAGTTTCATATGTAAAGTATACTCAGTCGTTAAGTGTAGCTTGTGAAAAGTTGAGAGCTGATAGAGATATCGTATTGGAAGCTGTCAAAAGTGATGCCTGCGCTTTAGAATATGCCAGTGATGAATTAAGAGACGACATAGAAGTTGTATTTGAAGCAGTTAAGAAGGATGGAAGTACTTTAGAATATGCCAGTGATAGATTAAAGGCCAATAAAGAGTTGATTCTTAAAGCAAGTAAAACAACTGAGACCAGTGTAGAGCCTTTAGGTCATGAGTTTCTAAAAGATTTAAGGGATGCTTGCTCGTTAAAATACGCAAGCGAGCATATGAGAGCTGATAAGAAAATCGTATTGGCTGCCGTATCTAAGAATGCTATTGTTTTGCAATATGCCAGCGAAGAATTGAAAGCGGATAAAGAGGTCGTATTAAAGGCTGTTAAAAACAATGGTCTGGCTTTACAATATGCAAGTGAAACATTACGAGCTGACAAAAATATTATCGATATAGCCGTTAAAAATAACATATTAGCAAAACGATTTATTTTTGGTATGTCACCGATACTAGCAAAAAAAATAAAATGA